CGCGAGGTCGATGGTGTCGGTACCGGAACACATTGCGAAGAGGAAGCCGCCTTGGGCGACGTAGGTGCGGATGCCGCGCGCAACGGCGAGCTTGAGGTCGCTGACCTTGGCGAAGCCGCGCTCACGGGCATCCGCCTCGGCGCGGCGCTGCTGCTCGCGGTACCACGGCGCGTTGCGATAGGCCGCGAAGAACTTGCCGTACTGCCCCGTAAAGTCCTCGTGGTGGAGGTGGAGCCAGTCGTACTCGGCTAACTCGCCGTCGAGGACTTCGGCGTCGTAGATCATGTCGTAGGGCACCTCGGCGTAGGTGAGCACAAGCGTGACGGCATCGTCCCATGGCAACGACTGGTCAGGTGCATAGACTGCCACCTTGGGAGCCGTTTCCAGCCGCACCAGGCTCGTGTTCGATCCCTCGGCTTCGACCTCCGCAACGATTTGGGCCGCTGCGCCCGCCGAGACTGACTCGAACGCTACGTCTCGGATGCGGAGTTCGTCCAGCAAGCCCGGCACCTCGGTCATCAGGAACGAGCCCCCCCGGTAGTTGAGCAACCAGTCGGCGTCGTGGCCTTGCGCGAGGTACCAGTACATCGCCCCGTATGCTTTCAGGTGGTCTGTCTGGCCCTCGTCCATCGGCACGAGGACATCCTGCGCGCGCAACGGGAGTGCGCCTACGAGCAACGCAAGAAGGAAGAGAAAAACGCGCATCAAACGGAGGTGCTGTCAGTGAGATGGAAGACGTCGGTGTGCTATGTGGAAGCAGCGCTCTGTAGGCGCTTCGGCCCTACACCCCATCGCCACGGAGGGCGCGGATACGGGACCGCGCCTCAGGCAAAAGTAGGGAGCCGGGGTAACGCGTCAGCAGATCCGTGTACGCTTGCCGTGCTGCGTCGAGGTCGCGCCGGTCAAGTTCAAGAATCTGCGCCCGCAGGAAGAGCGCACGGTCGCCGAGGTAGCTCCGGGGAAACGCCTCAGGTAGGGCGTCAAGAATGACGAGGGCCTCGTCGGTACGGCCGGCTTCGCGGAGCGCCTCGGCTCTGAGGAACGTGGCTTCGTCGGCGATGGGGTGTTGGGCGAAGTCCGCAGCCATCTGATCGAGGACAACCAGGGCTTCTGTTGGCCGCTGCTGTCGCGCGTAGCGAGCGGCCTCGGCGTAGGTGGTTAGCGCCACGTTTGCCGAGTCGGGGCCTTTGTGCTCGGTCAAGAGCAGCTTCAGCGTGATCGCATCGTTGGCGACCTGGGTGGCGGTGTTCTCGTTCATCGCCCGCACGCGGGAGAGTGCGCCGTCGAGGTCGCCCACATAGAAATCGAGGCGAGCCAGTTCCAGGCGCGCGCGTTCGGCCGCCTCGCCGATGCGCACTTCTTCCTCGACCTGCTGGAAGGCGATCCGCGCACGGGCGAGGTCGTCGCGCAGGAACGC
The Bacteroidota bacterium DNA segment above includes these coding regions:
- a CDS encoding asparagine synthetase B, with translation MRVFLFLLALLVGALPLRAQDVLVPMDEGQTDHLKAYGAMYWYLAQGHDADWLLNYRGGSFLMTEVPGLLDELRIRDVAFESVSAGAAAQIVAEVEAEGSNTSLVRLETAPKVAVYAPDQSLPWDDAVTLVLTYAEVPYDMIYDAEVLDGELAEYDWLHLHHEDFTGQYGKFFAAYRNAPWYREQQRRAEADARERGFAKVSDLKLAVARGIRTYVAQGGFLFAMCSGTDTIDLALASHSTDIVPSEFDGDSVDPDALQQLDFSGTFAFQNFTPSFNPMEYEHSDIDVTPPPALRNPATDYFTLFEFSAKWDPVPTMLTQNHVASVRGFMGQTTNFKKALVKPGVVALAETPGRTEVRYLYGPLGQGFFAFYGGHDPEDYQHFVGDPPTDLALHRNSPGYRLILNNILFPAAKKQKQKT